A single Gloeocapsa sp. DLM2.Bin57 DNA region contains:
- a CDS encoding aldehyde dehydrogenase gives MVNFPQQICNWINGQEIPSQGGAWFSKLNPCNGQTLCQVTRSQAEDVATAVDVARKQFTVAWSEIPPVQRGEILHNLVLGLKARQEEIAKIVAAETGKSFASALGETQGAIALGLFYASEGQRLYGRTTTSAVPHKHALTVRQPLGVAGLIIAANTPIANVAWKVFPALICGNTAVLKAAEDTPITAWIFGQIAQEAGLPPGVLNIIQGYGEEAGAPLVAHQDIDIISFTGSTAVGRQIQTVAGPSLKRISLELGGKNPLVVCDDADLDNAVNWTILSAFSNAGQRCAAGSRIIIFESIYDQFRDLLVAKTKQLKVGPKDTDDLGPVINNKQLQQMLRAIATARANGAKILSGGDRLTDSEHQDGYYLAPTLLENISPEAAISQTELFGPIAILYSVPDFNSALALANNSPYGLTASIHTGNLHRAIRFCEKVQAGVAVVNGGTYGSEPHMPFGGFKQSGNGTREPGTEALDVYSELKDIYINIDPNYV, from the coding sequence ATGGTTAATTTTCCCCAACAGATTTGTAACTGGATTAATGGTCAAGAAATACCCTCTCAAGGTGGTGCTTGGTTTAGTAAGTTAAACCCCTGTAATGGTCAGACACTCTGTCAAGTAACTCGTTCTCAAGCTGAGGATGTCGCTACCGCGGTAGATGTCGCTAGAAAACAATTTACTGTTGCTTGGTCGGAAATTCCACCTGTCCAAAGGGGAGAAATTCTCCATAATTTGGTCTTGGGATTAAAAGCTAGACAAGAGGAAATAGCTAAGATTGTCGCTGCTGAAACGGGTAAATCTTTTGCTTCTGCTTTGGGGGAAACTCAAGGGGCGATCGCCCTGGGTTTATTTTACGCTAGTGAGGGACAAAGACTATATGGACGTACTACCACGAGCGCTGTTCCCCATAAACACGCTTTAACGGTTCGTCAACCCCTAGGAGTAGCTGGGTTAATTATCGCTGCTAATACTCCCATCGCTAATGTCGCTTGGAAGGTTTTCCCCGCTCTCATCTGTGGTAATACTGCTGTACTTAAAGCCGCTGAAGATACCCCTATTACGGCTTGGATTTTTGGTCAAATCGCTCAAGAAGCTGGTTTACCCCCTGGAGTGTTAAATATTATTCAAGGTTACGGTGAAGAAGCGGGAGCACCTTTAGTAGCTCACCAGGATATAGATATTATTAGTTTTACTGGTTCTACCGCTGTAGGACGTCAAATTCAAACGGTAGCAGGTCCTAGTTTAAAGCGTATCTCCCTGGAATTAGGGGGGAAAAATCCCCTGGTTGTCTGTGATGATGCAGATTTAGATAATGCGGTTAATTGGACTATCTTATCAGCTTTTAGTAACGCGGGACAACGTTGCGCCGCAGGTAGTAGGATTATTATCTTTGAGTCTATCTATGATCAGTTTCGAGATTTGTTAGTAGCCAAAACTAAACAACTTAAAGTAGGACCAAAGGATACAGATGATTTAGGTCCTGTGATTAATAATAAACAATTACAACAAATGTTAAGGGCGATCGCTACTGCCCGGGCCAATGGTGCTAAAATCTTAAGCGGGGGAGATCGTCTTACCGATAGCGAACATCAAGATGGTTATTATCTCGCACCCACCCTCCTAGAGAATATCTCCCCTGAAGCGGCAATCTCCCAAACAGAATTATTTGGTCCAATTGCTATACTCTACTCTGTACCTGATTTTAACAGTGCTTTAGCTTTGGCTAATAACTCTCCCTATGGTTTAACCGCTTCTATCCATACAGGTAATTTACATCGTGCTATACGCTTCTGTGAAAAAGTTCAAGCAGGAGTAGCTGTAGTAAATGGTGGTACTTATGGAAGTGAACCCCATATGCCTTTTGGAGGTTTTAAACAGTCGGGAAATGGTACAAGAGAACCAGGTACAGAAGCTTTAGACGTTTATTCGGAATTAAAAGATATCTATATCAATATTGATCCTAACTATGTTTAG
- a CDS encoding MarR family transcriptional regulator, which produces MFSFVRSKLQLWFSHSQTKEPDKKLISLPNLPKTKLEKQLQCLSSPIIYQNTIQEAIAPAVKNWQENPDACHSIVFLSNPVENIAKILRDSINNWSNHPVDIITILSGQSRLSNPLEIPDLIQEVTQPYASTDNPSQTVLVIPSLHQLFLRSIDGWDGLEYLRDFIVKQRDYFWVIGCNYWSWDFLDFVCQINAYFPEIKFLPKMDAESLEEWFNPLLEYVKNNYQAEELESLVNSKYWEVLVNEASGISNIAAQLWLDSLAITPEEVELKNKSLTLYQFKPSLPSLPKISSLDRYLLHSVLIHGQITRNHLALSLGESSSQIRSCVQVLLAEDLLKDKEHLLTINPSYYDQIKSELVNNNFLVSQDE; this is translated from the coding sequence ATGTTTAGTTTTGTTCGGTCAAAGTTACAATTATGGTTTTCTCACTCTCAAACTAAAGAACCAGACAAAAAACTGATATCTTTACCGAATTTACCTAAAACTAAACTAGAAAAACAATTACAGTGCTTATCCTCTCCTATTATCTATCAAAATACTATACAAGAGGCGATCGCTCCAGCTGTTAAAAACTGGCAAGAAAATCCCGACGCTTGCCATAGCATAGTTTTTTTAAGTAATCCTGTAGAAAATATCGCTAAAATTTTAAGAGATAGTATTAATAACTGGAGTAACCATCCTGTTGATATTATCACCATCTTATCTGGTCAATCTCGATTAAGTAATCCCTTGGAGATTCCCGATTTAATCCAAGAAGTAACTCAACCCTATGCTTCTACAGATAATCCTAGTCAGACAGTATTAGTAATTCCCTCTTTACATCAGTTATTTTTACGTTCTATTGATGGTTGGGATGGTCTAGAATACCTAAGAGATTTTATTGTTAAACAACGGGATTATTTTTGGGTCATAGGTTGTAATTATTGGTCATGGGATTTTCTCGATTTTGTTTGTCAAATTAATGCTTATTTTCCTGAAATTAAATTCCTTCCTAAAATGGATGCGGAATCACTGGAAGAATGGTTTAATCCTTTATTAGAATACGTTAAAAATAACTATCAAGCTGAAGAATTAGAAAGTTTAGTTAATTCTAAATATTGGGAGGTTTTAGTTAATGAAGCTTCAGGTATCAGTAATATTGCTGCCCAATTATGGCTAGATAGTTTAGCTATTACACCAGAAGAGGTGGAGTTAAAGAATAAATCTCTTACTCTATATCAATTTAAACCATCTTTGCCTAGTTTACCAAAAATAAGCTCTCTAGATCGTTATCTACTCCACTCTGTGTTGATTCATGGACAAATTACGCGCAATCATTTAGCATTAAGTTTAGGTGAATCATCTAGTCAGATTCGCTCTTGTGTCCAAGTTTTGTTAGCTGAGGATTTGTTAAAAGACAAGGAGCATCTGCTTACTATTAATCCTAGTTATTATGACCAGATAAAAAGTGAATTAGTTAATAACAATTTTTTGGTTAGTCAAGATGAATAA
- the hslO gene encoding Hsp33 family molecular chaperone HslO codes for MADQLIKATAANGGIRAVATITNRVSEEARQRHHLSYVATAALGRAMSAGLLLASSMKTEASRVNIRIKGNGPLGGLLVDAGVDGAVRGYVNNPGVELPPNAIGKLDVGGAIGKQGYLYVVRDVGYGYPYSSTVELVSGEVGDDIANYLVNSEQTPSALLVGVFVGSQGVTASGGLLLQVMPKAAKDDSLVALLESRVSKISGFTNLLRDGYTIPAIFQELLGDLGLNILPEVQLVRFNCGCSSERMLGALKMLGEAELQDMIEKDNGAEATCHFCNQVYQATGEELAQLIADLKTGDSLG; via the coding sequence ATGGCAGATCAACTAATTAAAGCCACCGCAGCTAATGGTGGTATTAGAGCAGTAGCAACCATCACTAATCGAGTAAGCGAAGAAGCACGTCAAAGACATCATCTCTCCTACGTAGCGACAGCAGCTTTAGGAAGAGCAATGTCTGCGGGTTTATTATTAGCTTCTAGCATGAAAACAGAAGCTTCTAGAGTCAATATCCGCATTAAAGGGAATGGACCATTAGGTGGTTTACTAGTTGATGCTGGGGTAGATGGTGCAGTCAGAGGATACGTCAATAACCCTGGAGTTGAGCTCCCTCCCAATGCGATCGGTAAATTAGATGTAGGTGGGGCGATCGGTAAACAAGGATATCTCTACGTGGTTAGAGACGTGGGTTACGGTTACCCTTACTCTAGTACCGTAGAATTAGTCTCAGGAGAGGTAGGAGATGATATCGCTAATTACCTGGTTAACTCTGAACAAACTCCCTCTGCTTTACTAGTAGGGGTATTTGTTGGTTCTCAAGGAGTTACTGCTTCGGGAGGATTATTATTGCAAGTAATGCCCAAAGCTGCTAAAGATGATAGTTTAGTTGCTCTTCTTGAGTCAAGAGTTAGCAAAATATCTGGATTTACTAATCTGTTGCGAGATGGTTATACTATCCCCGCAATTTTCCAAGAGTTATTAGGGGATTTGGGGTTAAATATCTTACCAGAGGTACAATTAGTCCGCTTTAATTGTGGTTGTTCCTCTGAACGTATGTTAGGTGCTCTGAAAATGTTAGGAGAAGCCGAGTTACAAGATATGATTGAAAAAGATAATGGTGCAGAAGCTACCTGTCATTTTTGTAACCAAGTTTATCAAGCTACTGGTGAAGAATTAGCTCAATTAATCGCTGATTTGAAAACTGGTGATAGTCTTGGATAA
- a CDS encoding mechanosensitive ion channel family protein: MNNLLIFAQIESTETLEQLFREIDISKILYISASIFLTWFILALIKWFNNWISEKVPRRFRLLIKQSLPFQKSIVLFIAIAYLANLLLNLSPTNLLTLTGTIAVALGFAFKDYISSIIAGFVALFETPYRVGDRIKIAEHYGEVVGYQLRTIQLQTADDNLITIPHNKIWTESISNANTGHLEAQVATDFYFDHSVDVEKVLRILYQAVYSSRYTQLKLPVVVILQEHPWGTQFKLRAYPIDAREEFIYQTDLIRRAKGAFNRHNLPYPRLSPVFKSAIN; this comes from the coding sequence ATGAATAATTTATTGATATTTGCCCAAATAGAATCAACAGAAACTCTGGAACAATTGTTTAGAGAAATTGATATATCCAAAATTTTATATATAAGTGCATCTATATTTTTGACTTGGTTTATATTAGCTTTAATTAAATGGTTTAATAACTGGATATCAGAGAAAGTACCTCGCCGATTTCGTCTCCTAATTAAACAATCTCTTCCCTTTCAAAAAAGTATAGTTCTTTTCATTGCTATTGCTTATTTAGCCAATTTATTATTGAATTTATCCCCAACAAATCTATTAACCTTAACAGGAACAATTGCGGTTGCTTTAGGTTTCGCTTTTAAAGATTATATCAGTTCGATTATAGCAGGTTTTGTGGCGTTATTTGAAACCCCTTATCGGGTTGGCGATCGCATTAAAATTGCCGAACATTATGGAGAAGTAGTTGGTTATCAATTGCGCACGATACAATTACAAACTGCTGACGATAATCTCATCACTATTCCCCATAATAAAATCTGGACAGAGAGTATCTCTAACGCCAATACTGGACATCTAGAAGCACAAGTAGCTACTGACTTTTATTTTGATCATAGCGTAGATGTAGAAAAAGTTCTGCGCATTCTCTATCAAGCGGTTTATAGTAGTAGATACACACAATTAAAGTTGCCAGTTGTAGTAATCCTCCAGGAGCATCCCTGGGGAACTCAGTTTAAACTACGAGCATACCCCATAGATGCTAGAGAGGAATTTATTTATCAAACAGATCTAATCAGACGAGCTAAAGGAGCGTTTAACCGTCATAATTTACCTTATCCAAGACTATCACCAGTTTTCAAATCAGCGATTAATTGA
- the sat gene encoding sulfate adenylyltransferase: MSTHIDGITPHGGHLINRVATAAERAEFLQLADSLPRVQLDQRAESDLVMIAIGGFSPLKGFMEQADYETVVEDMRLTNGLPWSLPVTLSVSEEVADSLKEGNWVRLDNSEGKFIGVLELTQKYHYNKAHEAVNVYLTDEQKHPGVKVLSESGPVNLAGPVWLLDREAHPLFPSYQIDPLQSRAMFKEKGWQTIVGFQTRNPIHRAHEYIQKCAMEVVDGLFLHPLVGATKEDDIPADVRMRCYEIMLEKYYPHDRVILAINPSAMRYAGPREAIFHALIRKNYGCTHFIVGRDHAGVGDYYGTYDAQKIFAEFEPHELEIVPMMFEHAFYCKLTQQMATTKTSPATKEDRIHLSGTKVREMLRRGELPPPEFSRPEVAAELSQAMQSQVQKV; this comes from the coding sequence ATGAGTACACATATAGACGGAATTACCCCCCACGGTGGTCATTTAATCAATCGCGTAGCCACAGCTGCAGAAAGAGCAGAATTTCTCCAATTAGCCGACTCTCTACCTAGAGTACAACTAGATCAACGGGCTGAATCTGACTTAGTGATGATCGCCATCGGTGGTTTTAGTCCTCTAAAAGGGTTTATGGAACAAGCAGACTACGAGACAGTAGTTGAAGATATGCGTCTAACCAACGGTCTTCCTTGGTCATTACCCGTGACTCTCTCTGTGTCAGAAGAAGTAGCAGACTCCCTCAAAGAAGGTAATTGGGTACGTCTAGATAACTCTGAAGGTAAATTTATCGGGGTTTTAGAACTAACCCAAAAATACCACTACAATAAAGCTCACGAAGCGGTCAATGTTTACTTAACCGACGAGCAGAAGCATCCTGGTGTTAAAGTTTTATCTGAATCTGGACCAGTTAATTTAGCAGGTCCTGTTTGGTTATTAGACAGAGAAGCTCATCCTCTCTTCCCTTCCTATCAAATAGATCCCCTACAATCAAGGGCTATGTTTAAAGAGAAAGGATGGCAAACTATTGTCGGTTTTCAAACCCGCAACCCCATACATCGCGCTCACGAATATATTCAAAAATGTGCGATGGAGGTAGTTGATGGACTCTTCTTACATCCTCTCGTAGGTGCAACGAAAGAAGATGATATCCCCGCAGACGTGAGAATGCGTTGTTATGAGATTATGCTCGAAAAATATTATCCTCACGATCGCGTTATTCTGGCTATCAATCCTTCAGCCATGCGTTACGCAGGTCCTAGAGAAGCGATTTTCCACGCTTTAATCCGTAAAAACTATGGCTGTACCCATTTTATCGTCGGTAGAGACCACGCGGGTGTAGGAGATTATTACGGTACTTACGATGCACAAAAGATTTTTGCTGAGTTTGAACCCCATGAGTTAGAAATCGTCCCGATGATGTTTGAACACGCTTTTTATTGTAAGTTAACTCAACAAATGGCGACAACCAAAACTAGTCCCGCGACTAAAGAAGATCGTATTCACCTCTCAGGTACAAAAGTAAGAGAAATGTTGCGTCGTGGTGAATTACCACCCCCTGAATTTTCTCGTCCTGAAGTTGCAGCAGAATTATCTCAAGCAATGCAATCTCAAGTACAAAAGGTTTAA